ACACAGGGGTGTTGAAAAATGACTGATGAGACGAGCGGAACAACCCGTCGGGCCTTGATGACCACCGGTGCAGTAGTCGCTGCCATGGCAGTGGCCGCGCCTGTACTGGCCGCGCAGCAAGCGCCGTCTGCTGCACCTTCAAGTGGCAAAAGCGACGGCAATGCGAGCGGTTCGGGCACGATCACCGTCAAGGATGGCACCCAGATCTTCTATAAGGATTGGGGCAGCGGCCAACCGATTGTGTTCCACCATGGCTGGCCGCTTTCCAGCGACGACTGGGATACGCAAATGCTGTTTTTCCTCAGCAAGGGTTTCCGGGTCATCGCCCACGATCGTCGCGGTCACGGCCGGTCGTCCCAGACCGCTGTCGGCAACGAAATGGATACCTACGCCGCCGATGTCGCGGAGCTGATGGCGCACCTCGATATCAAGAATGCCGTGCACGTCGGCCACTCCACCGGCGGTGGTGAAGTCGCGCGTTATGTGGCTCGCCATGGCCGTGGCCGCGTCGCCAAAGCGGTATTGATTGGTGCGGTGCCGCCGATCATGCTGCGCACCGCGCAAAACCCCGGCGGGATTCCCCAGGACGTTTTCGATGGCCTGCGCAAAGCCGTGGCCGACAACCGCGCGCAGTTTTATCGCGATTTTCCCAGCGGGCCGTTCTATGGCTTCAACCGCCCGGGCGCGAAAGTGTCTGAAGCGATCATCGATAACTGGTGGCGCCAAGGCATGAACGGCGGGGCCAAGGCGCAGTACGACTGCATTCGCGCCTTCTCGGAAACCGACTTCACCGATGACCTGAAGAACATCGACGTGCCGACCCTGGTGCTGCACGGCGAGGACGACCAGATCGTGCCGATCGCCGATTCGGCCCACCTGTCGATCAAGTTGCTCAAGAAAGGCACATTGAAAACCTACCCAGGCATGCCGCACGGCCTGTGCACCACCAATCCCGAGGTCATCAACGCAGACCTGTTGGCATTCATCAAAAGCTGACGCCAAGACGCTTGATCAATAGAAGCAAGCCAAATCGCAGCTGCCGGACCATGATCAAAATCATGTTCGGCCGCTTGCGTTTCAAGGCATTTGGCCCGAAACCAGCATGTGTATCAGCGACATGATCTCAAAAAGCCTGCCGCCCTAACCAAATCTGGATCTAGTATTAGTAGTGGTAAACTTGATGGCCCTGCTTGACCGTGAAATCCAGATGTTTTCAGTACAAGGTTCTGACAACGGACACCCCCCATGGAAATAGCACGACAATTCATTATCCATGAGACCGCTCACTGGATACTCAACCATCATATGTCGTCGAAGCTCCCTGGCTATCTGGTGCTCGGGACACGATACAACACCCGTTCGCTGGCGGATCTCCCCGACGGCGCGCTGGCCGAGATGGGTGTGCTGCTCGCCAAAGTGCAGAAAATCCTGCAAACGGAGTTTCAGCCGAAGTGGCTCTACATCAGTCGATTCGGCCACGACCCCGGATTCCCCATCCACTTCCACTTCATTCCGGTGTACCCGTGGGTCGAGGAACTGTTCTGGAAGGATGAGCGGTACCGGCTGCTGATGAACTTCGGTGCAGGCGCCAACGCCCATTCACTGACCGATGGCGCGGAAATGACGCTGTTCATCTGGCGTGAATTTGGTGAGAGCCCTGAGCCACCGTCTATCCATGGACCGTCGATCGAGCAAGTCATCGACCGTTTGCGGCTGGCGTTCAGCCCACCGCTGGCGGTCAGTCGCGTAGCCGCGATGGGCGCACGCACGCCAACCATCCAGTGACGTGCCGTGAGCTTTTATTTGACCAGGCGCTTTTCCTTCGACGGCCTGTAACCGAAGTAAGCGCTGTAGCACTTGCTGAAATGACTAGGTGAAACAAACCCGCAAGCCACCAGCACATCGACCTGCGACAGTTCGGTGTGCTGGAGCAGTCGACGCGCCTCGGTGATACGCAATTCCATGTAATACCGTTGCGGGGTTGTACCCAATTGCTCCTTGAACAAACGCTCGAGTTGACGCCGCGAACGGCCTGCATAAACCGCCAGTTGTTCCAGCTCCAGCGGCTCTTCGAGGTTGGTGTCCATCAACTTCACCACCTCGCGTAATGGCGCGCTCACGCAGATATTTTCCGTCGGCTTGATGCGCCGGTAACGCGACTCCTCGAACGCCAGGATGTCCTCGATTCCCTCGACCAGAGCTTTGTCGTGCAGCCCCTTGATCCAGTCCAGCGCCATATGGAACGCGCCGGAAGGACTGGAAGCCGTGAGTCGGTCTCGATCGATGATGTAAGGCTCACTGCTGACCTGTGTCGCCTTGCAGAACTCGGCCAGCGCCGGACGGTGTTCGGGGTGAATGGCGCAACGGTAACCGTCCAGCAAGCCTGCCTTGCCCAGGAACCATGCGCCGTTCCACAACCCGGCCAGGCTGACACCCACTTCTGATGCGGTCCTCAAAAGACTGATAAAACCTTCACTTGCCTTGAGTTCGGTCCGGTAGCCGCCGCAAATCACCAGCAGATCCAGATCTTTGATTTCAGCACAATCGAGAAGCGTATCCGGCCGAATCACCAGTCCCAGATCGCTGACCACCTCGCCCTCGCTCAAACCGAACGTTCGGGAAGAAAACGAGCCCGGTCGCAGCAGGTTCGCCGTGACAATGGTATCCAGCGCCTGGGTAAACGCCGGCAGCGAGAAATGTTCGAGCAGCAAAAATCCCGCCCGAATCGTTCGCAGGTCGCCTGAATGCTCATTGAGATAGCGAAGGTTTTTGCCCTTCATGCCTCCGCTGAATTGCCGTCTTTCGATCAATGCCCGACCCACTCCGTTACGCCGTTGAACCGTAAAAATGCCTGTGTCGCGAGGCGCCATTGTGCGATGGAACTCATCCGCTACGACACCATTTTCGTCGACGAAAACGACCCTGTGGCGAGGGAGCTTGCTCCCGCTGGGACGCGAATCGACCCCAAAAAAAGGAACGGCT
The Pseudomonas sp. MYb327 DNA segment above includes these coding regions:
- a CDS encoding GlxA family transcriptional regulator → MKGKNLRYLNEHSGDLRTIRAGFLLLEHFSLPAFTQALDTIVTANLLRPGSFSSRTFGLSEGEVVSDLGLVIRPDTLLDCAEIKDLDLLVICGGYRTELKASEGFISLLRTASEVGVSLAGLWNGAWFLGKAGLLDGYRCAIHPEHRPALAEFCKATQVSSEPYIIDRDRLTASSPSGAFHMALDWIKGLHDKALVEGIEDILAFEESRYRRIKPTENICVSAPLREVVKLMDTNLEEPLELEQLAVYAGRSRRQLERLFKEQLGTTPQRYYMELRITEARRLLQHTELSQVDVLVACGFVSPSHFSKCYSAYFGYRPSKEKRLVK
- a CDS encoding HIT family protein, translated to MEIARQFIIHETAHWILNHHMSSKLPGYLVLGTRYNTRSLADLPDGALAEMGVLLAKVQKILQTEFQPKWLYISRFGHDPGFPIHFHFIPVYPWVEELFWKDERYRLLMNFGAGANAHSLTDGAEMTLFIWREFGESPEPPSIHGPSIEQVIDRLRLAFSPPLAVSRVAAMGARTPTIQ
- a CDS encoding alpha/beta hydrolase is translated as MTDETSGTTRRALMTTGAVVAAMAVAAPVLAAQQAPSAAPSSGKSDGNASGSGTITVKDGTQIFYKDWGSGQPIVFHHGWPLSSDDWDTQMLFFLSKGFRVIAHDRRGHGRSSQTAVGNEMDTYAADVAELMAHLDIKNAVHVGHSTGGGEVARYVARHGRGRVAKAVLIGAVPPIMLRTAQNPGGIPQDVFDGLRKAVADNRAQFYRDFPSGPFYGFNRPGAKVSEAIIDNWWRQGMNGGAKAQYDCIRAFSETDFTDDLKNIDVPTLVLHGEDDQIVPIADSAHLSIKLLKKGTLKTYPGMPHGLCTTNPEVINADLLAFIKS